One genomic region from Bos javanicus breed banteng chromosome 14, ARS-OSU_banteng_1.0, whole genome shotgun sequence encodes:
- the EEF1D gene encoding elongation factor 1-delta isoform X1: MRSLKSSCALETVWEDKQKYGEAERRFYEHEATRAAAQQLLAETLAVNGPGQEDEAEADSGGGNEPGNNLDGKKPLQKKRKRSPKGWLGQADLALVGLSADHVWLDKPLFDQAENLYRQRLADAAAQAAQHPALAPGAPCTHGSQVACHHVTWGIWVNKSSFDQAERAFVEWSQALLLATEGSGAPGAPDTGQWAAALDLHLVRQPGPPANGQPPLGSLQALVREVWLEKPRYDAAERGFYEALFDGHPPGKVRLQERASQVEGARRGRRDRRGRNAAGSKRPGPRRADGEAPCALPYWYFLHKDAEAPWLSKPTYDSAECRHHAAEALRMAWRLEAASLAHRPGARLGPSMSSLRPKKMATNFLMHEKIWFDKFKYDDAERKFYEQMNGPVAGSSRQENGASVILRDIARARENIQKSLAGSSGPGASSGPSGDHSELVTRIASLEVENQSLRGVVQDLQQAVSKLEARLSALEKSSPAHRATTPQTQHVSPMRQVEPSSRKAATATEDDEDDDIDLFGSDEEEDKEATRLREERLRQYAEKKAKKPALVAKSSILLDVKPWDDETDMAQLEACVRSVQLDGLVWGSSKLVPVGYGIRKLQIQCVVEDDKVGTDQLEEEITKFEEHVQSVDIAAFNKI; the protein is encoded by the exons ATGAGGAGCTTGAAGTCCTCCTGCGCCCTGGAGACCGTCTGGGAGGACAAGCAGAAGTATGGGGAAGCCGAGCGGAGGTTCTATGAGCACGAGGCCACGAGAGCCGCCGCCCAGCAGCTCCTGGCCGAGACGCTGGCCGTGAACGGGCCAGGTCAGGAGGACGAGGCAGAGGCAGACAGCGGCGGCGGGAACGAGCCCGGGAACAACCTCGACGGGAAGAAGCCACTGCAGAAAAAGAGGAAGCGCTCCCCAAAGGGCTGGCTCGGCCAGGCGGACCTGGCCCTCGTGGGCCTCTCGGCCGACCATGTCTGGCTGGACAAGCCGCTTTTCGACCAGGCGGAGAACTTGTACCGCCAGAGGCTAGCTGACGCGGCCGCCCAGGCAGCTCAGCATCCTGCCCTGGCACCTGGGGCCCCCTGCACCCACGGGAGCCAGGTGGCCTGCCACCACGTGACCTGGGGCATCTGGGTCAACAAGTCGTCCTTCGACCAGGCTGAGCGGGCATTTGTGGAGTGGTCTCAGGCCCTGCTGCTGGCCACAGAGGGGAGTGGTGCACCGGGGGCTCCTGACACGGGCCAGTGGGCGGCCGCCCTCGATCTGCACCTTGTCCGCCAGCCTGGTCCACCAGCCAATGGCCAGCCGCCACTGGGCAGCCTGCAGGCGCTGGTGCGGGAGGTGTGGCTGGAGAAACCCCGCTACGATGCAGCCGAGAGGGGCTTCTACGAGGCCCTGTTTGATGGCCATCCCCCCGGGAAGGTGCGCCTGCAGGAGCGAGCCAGCCAGGTGGAGGGTGCCCGGCGGGGCCGCAGAGACCGGAGGGGCCGTAACGCTGCGGGAAGCAAGCGGCCCGGGCCGCGGCGGGCCGACGGGGAGGCCCCCTGTGCCCTGCCCTACTGGTACTTCCTACACAAGGATGCCGAGGCCCCCTGGCTCAGCAAGCCCACCTACGACAGCGCGGAGTGCCGCCACCACGCGGCCGAGGCCCTGCGCATGGCCTGGCGTCTCGAAGCTGCGTCCTTGGCTCACCGACCCGGTGCCCGGCTGGGCCCATCCATGTCCAGCCTGAGACCCAA AAAAATGGCCACAAACTTCCTCATGCATGAGAAGATCTGGTTTGACAAGTTCAAATACGATGATGCAGAAAGGAAGTTCTATGAGCAGATGAATGGGCCCGTAGCTGGCTCCTCACGCCAG GAGAATGGAGCCAGTGTGATCCTCCGTGACATCGCGCGAGCCAGAGAAAACATCCAGAAGTCTCTGGCTGGA AGCTCAGGCCCCGGGGCCTCTAGCGGGCCCAGTGGAGATCACAGTGAGCTGGTCACCCGGATTGCCAGCCTGGAAGTGGAGAACCAGAGCCTGCGAGGGG TGGTGCAGGATCTGCAGCAGGCTGTCTCCAAGCTGGAGGCACGGCTGAGCGCCCTGGAGAAGAGCTCGCCTGCCCACCGGGCCACCACTCCACAGACCCAG CACGTGTCTCCCATGCGCCAAGTGGAGCCATCCAGCAGGAAGGCGGCCACTGCCACGGAGGATGATGAGGATGACGACATTGACCTGTTCGGTAGCGACGAGGAGGAGGACAAGGAGGCTACCCGGCTGCGGGAGGAGAGGCTGCGGCAGTACGCAGAGAAGAAGGCCAAGAAGCCTGCCCTGGTGGCCAAGTCCTCCATCCTCCTGGATGTGAAGCCT TGGGATGACGAGACGGACATGGCCCAACTGGAGGCTTGTGTGCGCTCCGTCCAGCTGGACGGGTTGGTCTGGGGGAGCTCCAAGCTGGTGCCTGTGGGCTACGGCATCCGCAAACTGCAGATCCAGTGTGTGGTGGAGGATGACAAGGTGGGGACAGACCAGCTGGAAGAGGAGATCACCAAGTTCGAGGAGCAC GTGCAGAGCGTCGACATTGCTGCTTTCAACAAGATCTGA
- the EEF1D gene encoding elongation factor 1-delta isoform X2 has translation MATNFLMHEKIWFDKFKYDDAERKFYEQMNGPVAGSSRQENGASVILRDIARARENIQKSLAGSSGPGASSGPSGDHSELVTRIASLEVENQSLRGVVQDLQQAVSKLEARLSALEKSSPAHRATTPQTQHVSPMRQVEPSSRKAATATEDDEDDDIDLFGSDEEEDKEATRLREERLRQYAEKKAKKPALVAKSSILLDVKPWDDETDMAQLEACVRSVQLDGLVWGSSKLVPVGYGIRKLQIQCVVEDDKVGTDQLEEEITKFEEHVQSVDIAAFNKI, from the exons ATGGCCACAAACTTCCTCATGCATGAGAAGATCTGGTTTGACAAGTTCAAATACGATGATGCAGAAAGGAAGTTCTATGAGCAGATGAATGGGCCCGTAGCTGGCTCCTCACGCCAG GAGAATGGAGCCAGTGTGATCCTCCGTGACATCGCGCGAGCCAGAGAAAACATCCAGAAGTCTCTGGCTGGA AGCTCAGGCCCCGGGGCCTCTAGCGGGCCCAGTGGAGATCACAGTGAGCTGGTCACCCGGATTGCCAGCCTGGAAGTGGAGAACCAGAGCCTGCGAGGGG TGGTGCAGGATCTGCAGCAGGCTGTCTCCAAGCTGGAGGCACGGCTGAGCGCCCTGGAGAAGAGCTCGCCTGCCCACCGGGCCACCACTCCACAGACCCAG CACGTGTCTCCCATGCGCCAAGTGGAGCCATCCAGCAGGAAGGCGGCCACTGCCACGGAGGATGATGAGGATGACGACATTGACCTGTTCGGTAGCGACGAGGAGGAGGACAAGGAGGCTACCCGGCTGCGGGAGGAGAGGCTGCGGCAGTACGCAGAGAAGAAGGCCAAGAAGCCTGCCCTGGTGGCCAAGTCCTCCATCCTCCTGGATGTGAAGCCT TGGGATGACGAGACGGACATGGCCCAACTGGAGGCTTGTGTGCGCTCCGTCCAGCTGGACGGGTTGGTCTGGGGGAGCTCCAAGCTGGTGCCTGTGGGCTACGGCATCCGCAAACTGCAGATCCAGTGTGTGGTGGAGGATGACAAGGTGGGGACAGACCAGCTGGAAGAGGAGATCACCAAGTTCGAGGAGCAC GTGCAGAGCGTCGACATTGCTGCTTTCAACAAGATCTGA
- the TIGD5 gene encoding tigger transposable element-derived protein 5, giving the protein MYSAGPPAVPAPRRCRRPPPGRPMQPPRPPAPAPVPAARPPPPAPGPRPRVAVKMAFRKAYSIKDKLQAIERVKGGERQASVCRDFGVPGGTLRGWLKDEPKLRWFLEQLGGEVGTQRKKMRLANEEEIDRAVYSWFLALRQHGVPLSGPLIQAQAEAFARQIYGPECTFKASHGWFWRWQKRHGISSQRIYGEAEPVASGPAPGPPVKQEPAQPTRAGPLPDRAASTPAPAEGGYGDEQIYNANVTGLYWKLLPEQAAPVGAGGCGRRWRGDRVTVLLAANLTGSHKLKPLVIGQLPDPPSLRHHNQDKFPASYRYSPDAWLSRPLLRGWFFEEFVPGVRRYLRRSCLQQKAVLLVAHPPCPSSEARMSALEESEETRRRCRPEPTGPPEELQTPDGAVRVLFLCRGSGRAHIPAPLEQGVVAAFKQLYKRELLRLAVSCAGGSPLDFMRSFMLKDMLYLAGLSWDLVQAGSIERCWLLGLRAAFEPRPVEERAGQPAGQAEEAAEHSTVLSDLTHLAALAYKRLAPEEVAEWLHLDDDGGLPDGGREDWGPSRPPVLVPGGPLLPASLPSAVAGGAEEEEEEAIPTAGEAVRGLETALRWLETQDPREVGPLKLVQLRSLISTARRLGGIGPSPMVPDDGL; this is encoded by the coding sequence ATGTACTCTGCGGGACCCCCGGCCGTCCCGGCCCCGCGCCGCTGTCGCCGACCCCCGCCCGGACGCCCCATGCAACCGCCGCGGCCTCCCGCTCCCGCCCCGGTCCCCGCCGCGCGGCCGCCGCCCCCCGCGCCCGGGCCGCGGCCCCGCGTCGCCGTGAAGATGGCCTTCCGCAAGGCCTACTCCATCAAGGATAAGCTGCAGGCCATCGAGCGCGTCAAGGGCGGCGAGAGGCAGGCCAGCGTCTGCCGCGACTTCGGCGTGCCGGGCGGCACGCTGCGCGGCTGGCTCAAGGACGAGCCCAAGCTGCGCTGGTTCCTGGAGCAGCTGGGCGGCGAGGTGGGCACGCAGCGCAAGAAGATGCGGCTGGCCAACGAGGAGGAGATCGACCGCGCCGTCTACTCGTGGTTCCTGGCGCTGCGCCAGCACGGCGTGCCGCTGTCTGGGCCACTCATCCAGGCGCAGGCCGAGGCCTTCGCGCGCCAGATCTACGGGCCCGAATGCACCTTCAAGGCCAGCCACGGCTGGTTCTGGCGCTGGCAGAAGCGCCACGGCATCTCTAGCCAGCGCATCTACGGCGAGGCCGAGCCCGTGGCCTCCGGCCCCGCGCCTGGCCCGCCCGTCAAGCAGGAGCCCGCGCAGCCCACCCGCGCCGGGCCCCTGCCCGACCGCGCCGCGAGTACCCCGGCCCCCGCCGAGGGCGGCTACGGCGACGAGCAGATCTACAACGCCAACGTCACGGGCCTCTACTGGAAGCTGCTCCCAGAGCAGGCTGCGCCTGTGGGTGCGGGGGGCTGCGGCCGCCGCTGGCGGGGCGACAGAGTGACGGTCCTGCTGGCCGCTAACCTCACCGGCAGCCACAAGCTGAAGCCGCTGGTCATCGGGCAGCTGCCAGACCCACCAAGCCTGCGCCACCACAACCAGGACAAGTTCCCTGCCTCCTACCGCTACAGCCCCGACGCCTGGCTCAGCCGGCCGCTGCTGCGCGGCTGGTTCTTCGAGGAGTTCGTCCCCGGTGTCAGGCGCTACCTGCGCCGCAGCTGCCTGCAGCAGAAGGCCGTGCTGCTGGTGGCCCACCCGCCCTGCCCCAGCTCTGAGGCCAGGATgtctgccctggaggagagcgaGGAGACCCGCAGGAGGTGCCGGCCCGAGCCCACCGGTCCCCCGGAGGAGCTGCAGACCCCCGACGGGGCTGTGCGGGTGCTGTTCCTGtgcaggggcagcggccgggcgCACATACCCGCCCCCCTGGAGCAGGGGGTGGTGGCCGCATTTAAGCAGCTGTACAAGCGGGAGCTGCTGCGGCTAGCCGTGTCCTGCGCCGGGGGGTCCCCGCTGGACTTCATGCGCAGCTTCATGCTCAAGGACATGCTGTACCTGGCCGGCCTCTCCTGGGACCTGGTGCAGGCGGGCAGCATTGAGCGCTGCTGGCTGCTGGGCTTGCGGGCTGCCTTCGAGCCCCGGCCGGTGGAGGAGCGCGCCGGGCAGCCTGCTGGCCAGGCCGAGGAGGCCGCGGAGCACAGCACGGTGCTCAGCGACCTCACGCACCTGGCAGCCTTGGCCTACAAACGCCTGGCTCCTGAGGAGGTGGCCGAGTGGCTGCACCTGGACGATGATGGGGGCCTGCCGGACGGTGGCAGAGAGGACTGGGGCCCCAGCCGGCCTCCCGTGCTGGTCCCTGGGGGCCCCCTGCTCCCTGCCAGCCTACCCTCAGCGGTGGCAGgaggagcagaggaggaggaggaagaggccatCCCCACTGCTGGGGAGGCCGTTCGGGGTCTGGAGACAGCGCTGCGgtggctggagacccaggaccCCCGGGAGGTGGGGCCGCTGAAGCTGGTGCAGCTGCGCTCGCTCATCAGCACAGCCCGGAGGCTGGGGGGCATCGGGCCCTCACCCATGGTTCCCGATGACGGGCTGTGA
- the PYCR3 gene encoding pyrroline-5-carboxylate reductase 3 gives MAAAAEESGWRRVGFVGAGRMAEAIAQGLIQAGKVEAEHVLASAPSDRNLCRFRAMGCQTTHSNLEVLHSCSLVFFATKPHILPAVLVEVAPAVTAEHILVSVAAGVSLSTLEKLLPPMARVLRVSPNLPCIVQEGAMVMARGCCAGSYEAQLLRSLLEACGQCEEVPEAQVDVHTGLSGSGVAFVCAFSEALAEGAIKMGMPSGLAHRIAAQTLLGTAKVLLQKGQHPAQLRTDVCTPGGTTIYGLHVLEQGGLRATAMSAVEAATCRARELSRNPSPVVAQVPSVLPALQGEGALAHREHSSVARS, from the exons atggcggcggcggcggaggagtCCGGCTGGAGGCGAGTGGGCTTCGTGGGCGCGGGCCGCATGGCGGAGGCCATCGCCCAGGGCCTCATCCAAGCAG GAAAAGTGGAAGCTGAGCACGTGCTGGCCAGCGCGCCCTCCGACAGGAACCTCTGCCGTTTCCGG gccatgggctgCCAGACCACCCACTCCAACCTGGAGGTGCTGCATAGCTGCTCCCTCGTCTTCTTCGCCACCAAACCCCACATCCTGCCGGCTGTGCTGGTGGAGGTGGCTCCTGCCGTCACTGCTGAGCACATCTTGGTGTCTGTGGCCGCCGGGGTGTCCCTAAGCACCCTGGAGAAG CTGCTGCCCCCGATGGCTCGGGTGCTCAGGGTCTCACCCAACCTGCCCTGCATCGTCCAGGAGGGTGCCATGGTGATGGCGCGGGGCTGCTGCGCTGGGAGCTATGAGGCCCAGCTCCTGCGGTCCCTGCTGGAGGCCTGTGGGCAGTGCGAGGAGGTGCCTGAGGCCCAGGTGGACGTCCATACCGGCCTCAGCGGCAGCGGCGTAGCCTTT GTGTGTGCCTTCTCCGAGGCCTTGGCCGAAGGTGCCATCAAAATGGGCATGCCCAGTGGCCTGGCCCACCGCATTGCTGCCCAGACCCTGCTG GGGACGGCCAAAGTGCTTCTGCAGAAGGGGCAGCACCCAGCTCAGCTGCGGACTGACGTGTGCACGCCGGGCGGCACTACCATCTACGGGCTCCATGTGCTGGAGCAAGGCGGGCTGCGGGCCACTGCCATGAGCGCTGTGGAGGCTGCCACCTGCCGGGCCAGGGAGCTCAGCAGGAACCCCTCCCCCGTGGTGGCTCAGGTCCCCTCTGTCCTGCCAGCCCTGCAGGGAGAAGGGGCCCTGGCCCACAGGGAACACAGCAGTGTGGCCCGTTCCTAG